The segment GCTGCGGCTGGCAGCATCCGTTGTTTCGATCGGCACCTTCGACGGCGTGCACCGCGGGCACCGCGCGGTCCTGGCCGATTTGCGCGCCGCGGGGCATTCGCTCGGGCTGCCGACCGTGTTGCTGACATTTGACCCGCATCCGCGTGCGTTCCTGCAGCCGCAGAGCGCGCCCCGCATGATCTCCACCGTTGATGACCGTATCGCGCTGCTGGCTGAAAGCGGCGCCGTCGACCACTGCCTGGTACTGCCGTTCGACCGCGCCCTCAGCGAAGCCAGTGCGGATGACTTTGTCCGTGGACTGCTGCTGGCGCGTCTGGGCATGCGGCGGCTGGTGGTTGGCGCGAACTTTTGCTGCGGACGAGGACGACAGGGCAACGTCGATTACCTCGGCCAGCTTGGCAAAGCGTACGGCTATGCCGTCGAGCCGGTTCGGCTGCGGGCCACCGATGCAGCCGGGGCAGGCGTGCGCTGTTCATCCACGGAGGCCCGCCGCCTGATCCAGAGTGGCGACGTGCGCGCTGCTGCTGCATTGCTGGCGCGTCCGCACGAGA is part of the Cupriavidus oxalaticus genome and harbors:
- a CDS encoding FAD synthetase family protein produces the protein MQVTRRADPLRLAASVVSIGTFDGVHRGHRAVLADLRAAGHSLGLPTVLLTFDPHPRAFLQPQSAPRMISTVDDRIALLAESGAVDHCLVLPFDRALSEASADDFVRGLLLARLGMRRLVVGANFCCGRGRQGNVDYLGQLGKAYGYAVEPVRLRATDAAGAGVRCSSTEARRLIQSGDVRAAAALLARPHEIRAMVVTRTPARASGAAEIRLPEGICLPPVGQYAAAVRVQIGAQRWSPALVHLTGADGMARVFSDAQFAPRQGSAVSVRFFGAAPAKPCSDKYPLQRPARL